Proteins from a genomic interval of Equus quagga isolate Etosha38 chromosome 11, UCLA_HA_Equagga_1.0, whole genome shotgun sequence:
- the LLGL2 gene encoding LLGL scribble cell polarity complex component 2 isoform X2, translating into MRRFLRPGHDPARERLKRDLFQFNKTVEHGFPHQPSALGYSPSLHILAIGTRSGAVKLYGAPGVEFMGLHRENNAVVQIHFLPGQCQLVTLLDDNSLHLWSLKVKGGVSELQEDESFMLRGPPGAAPSATQITVVLPHSSRELLYLGTESGNVFVVQLPAFRTLEDRTISPDAVLQRLPEEARQRRVFEMVEALQEHPRDPHQILIGYSRGLVVIWDLRGSRVLCHFLSSQQLENVCWQRDGRLIVSCHSDGSYHQWPVSTDAQPPEPLRSHVPYGPFPCKAITKIFWLTTRQGSPFTIFQGGMPRASYGDRHCISVIHNDQQTAFDFTSRVIDFTVLAEADPAAAFDDPYALVVLAEEELVVIDLQTAGWPLVQPPYLASLHCSAITCSHHVSNIPLKLWERIIAAGSRQNTHFSTMEWPIDGGTSLAPAPPQRDLLLTGHEDGTVRFWDASGVCLRLLYKLSTVRVFLTDTDPNENLSAQGEDEWPPLRKVGSFDPYSDDPRLGIQKIFLCKYSGYLAVAGTAGQVLVLELNDEEAEHTVEQVEADLLQDQEGYRWKGHERLCARPGPVRFEPGFQPFVLVQCQPPAVVTSLALHSEWRLVAFGTSHGFGLFDHQQRRQVFVKCTLHPSDQLALEGPLSRVKSLKKSLRQSFRRIRRSRVSSRKRRPAGPPGEVPEGSSRAERTGLQNMELAPVQRKIEARSAEDSFTGFVRTLYFADTYLRDSSRHCPSLWAGTNGGAVYAFALRVPPAERRMDELVRAEQAKEIQLMHRAPIVGILVLDGHSVPLPEPLEVAHDLSKSPDMQGSHQLLVVSEEQFKVFTLPKVSAKLKLKLTALEGSRVRRVSVAHFGSCRVEDYGEHHLAVLTNLGDVQVVSVPLLKPQVRYSCIRREDVSGIASCVFTKYGQGFYLISPSEFERFSLSTKWLVEPRCLVDSAETKNHSCPRNGSGPEKALGRARNSGSQSDGEERRPSPVMEHALLNDERVLKEIQSTLEGDRGSYGDWRSQRVAVRYSLSNGGAE; encoded by the exons ACGGTGGAACATGGCTTCCCGCACCAGCCCAGTGCCCTCGGCTACAGCCCCTCTCTGCACATCCTGGCCATCGGCACCCGCTCCGGAGCTGTCAAGCT CTATGGTGCCCCAGGGGTGGAGTTCATGGGGCTGCACCGGGAGAACAACGCCGTAGTGCAGATCCATTTCCTGCCTGGCCAG TGCCAGCTGGTCACTCTGCTGGACGACAACAGCCTGCACCTGTGGAGCCTGAAGGTGAAAGGTGGGGTGTCAGAGCTACAGGAGGATGAGAGTTTCATGCTGCGTGGCCCCCCAGG GGCTGCCCCCAGTGCCACACAGATCACCGTGGTCCTGCCACATTCCTCCCGAGAGCTGCTCTACCTGGGCACTGAGAGCGGCAACGTGTTTGTGGTACAGCTGCCTGCCTTCCGCACCCTGGAGGACCGGACCATCAGCCCGGATGCCGTGCTGCAGCG GTTGCCAGAGGAGGCCCGCCAGCGGCGCGTGTTTGAGATGGTGGAGGCTCTGCAGGAACACCCTCGAGACCCCCACCAGATCCTCATCGGCTACAGCCGGGGCCTCGTTGTCATCTGGGACCTGCGGGGCAGCCGTGTGCTCTGCCATTTCCTCAGCAGCCAG CAACTGGAGAACGTGTGCTGGCAGCGGGACGGCCGCCTGATTGTCAGCTGCCATTCTGACGGCAGCTATCACCAGTGGCCTGTGTCCACCGACGCCCAGCCACCGGAGCCCCTGCGCAGCCACGTGCCTTACG GTCCTTTTCCTTGCAAAGCTATTACCAAAATCTTCTGGCTGACCACCAGGCAGGG GTCGCCCTTCACCATCTTCCAGGGTGGTATGCCTCGGGCCAGCTATGGGGACCGCCACTGCATCTCAGTGATCCACAATGACCAGCAGACAGCCTTCGACTTCACCTCCCGTGTCATTGACTTTACTGTCCTTGCCGAGGCAGACCCTGCAGCAG CCTTTGATGACCCCTACGCACTAGTGGTGCTGGCTGAGGAGGAGCTGGTGGTGATTGACCTGCAGACAGCCGGTTGGCCGCTGGTCCAGCCTCCCTACCTGGCCTCCCTGCACTGCTCTGCCATCACCTGCTCCCACCACGTCTCCAACATCCCCCTGAAGCTGTGGGAGCGGATCATCGCTGCTGGCAGCCGGCAGAATACACACTTCTCCACCATG GAGTGGCCCATTGATGGTGGCACCAGTctggccccagccccgccccagagGGACCTGCTGCTCACGGG GCACGAGGATGGCACGGTGCGGTTCTGGGACGCCTCTGGCGTCTGCTTGCGGCTGCTCTATAAACTCAGCACGGTACGAGTGTTCCTCACTGACACAGACCCCAACGAGAACCTCAGTGCCCAGGGCGAAGATGAGTGGCCCCCACTCCGCAAG GTGGGCTCCTTCGACCCCTACAGTGATGATCCCCGGCTGGGCATCCAGAAGATTTTCCTCTGCAAATACAGTGGCTACCTGGCTGTGGCAGGCACGGCAGGGCAG GTGCTCGTGCTGGAGCTGAATGACGAGGAGGCAGAGCACACTGTGGAGCAGGTGGAGGCCGACCTGCTGCAGGACCAGGAGGGCTACCGCTGGAAGGGGCACGAGCGCCTGTGTGCCCGCCCAGGGCCCGTGCGCTTCGAGCCCGGCTTCCAACCCTTTGTGTTGGTGCAGTGCCAGCCCCCGGCTGTGGTCACCTCCTTGGCCCTACACTCTGAGTGGCGGCTCGTGGCCTTTGGCACCAGCCACGGCTTTGGCCTCTTTGACCACCAGCAACGGCGACAGGTCTTTGTCAA GTGCACACTGCACCCCAGCGACCAGCTAGCCTTGGAGGGCCCACTGTCCCGTGTGAAGTCCCTAAAGAAGTCCCTGCGCCAGTCCTTCCGCCGGATACGTCGCAGCCGAGTGTCCAGCCGGAAGCGGCGGCCAGCTGGACCCCCGGGGGAG GTGCCGGAGGGAAGCTCCAGGGCAGAGCGGACGGGCCTGCAGAACATGGAGCTGGCGCCTGTGCAGCGCAAGATCGAGGCCCGCTCGGCGGAGGACTCCTTCACAGGCTTCGTCCGGACCCTCTACTTCGCTGACACCTACTTGAGGGACA GCTCCCGCCACTGCCCCTCACTGTGGGCTGGAACCAATGGGGGTGCTGTCTACGCCTTTGCTCTGCGCGTGCCCCCCGCTGAGCGGAGAATGGATGAGCTGGTGCGGGCAGAGCAGG CCAAGGAGATCCAGCTAATGCACCGAGCACCCATAGTGGGCATCCTGGTGCTGGATGGACACAGCGTGCCCCTTCCTGAGCCCCTGGAAGTGGCGCATGACCTGTCGAAGAGCCCAGACATGCAGGGAAGTCACCAACTGCTTGTTGTGTCAGAGGAGCAGTTCAAG GTGTTCACGCTGCCCAAGGTGAGTGCTAAGCTGAAGCTGAAGCTGACCGCCCTGGAGGGCTCGCGGGTGCGGCGGGTCAGCGTGGCCCACTTCGGCAGCTGTCGAGTGGAGGACTACGGGGAGCATCACCTGGCCGTCCTCACCAATCTGGGCGACGTCCAGGTGGTCTCAGTGCCCCTGCTCAAGCCCCAGGTGCGTTACAGCTGCATCCGCCGGGAGGACGTCAGTGGCATCGCCTCCTGCGTCTTCACCAAATATGGCCAAG GCTTCTACCTGATCTCACCTTCGGAGTTTGAGcgcttctctctctccaccaagTGGCTGGTTGAGCCCCGGTGTCTGGTGGACTCAGCAGAAACCAAGAACCACAGCTGCCCCCGCAATGGATCTGGCCCTGAGAAGGCCTTGGGCAGGGCCAG GAACTCAGGGAGCCAGAGCGATGGAGAGG AGAGAAGGCCCAGCCCCGTGATGGAGCACGCTCTGCTCAATGACGAGA gGGTCCTGAAGGAGATCCAGAGCACGCTGGAGGGAGACCGCGG GAGCTATGGTGATTGGCGTTCTCAGCGAGTGGCCGTAAGGTACAGCCTCAGCAATGGGGGAG cGGAGTGA